The segment TCTTCTGATCTTTGCTGAGGAGCTTGAAGTTGTCACAGGCATTTAGATAATGTTTATTGTTGTCACAGTATGGACAATAAGCTCTCCCCTTCTCTTCCCTAACAGAAGCTGGTTTGGACATGGCTGACAACGTTGGCGTGGATGGCGACTTCTCAGTACCAAGTAGAATGGTTGTCGGTTTCCGCGGCTGCCTAGACTCTCTTTTTATCTCTCTGCCACGCACTGAAGATTCCTGCCTTGGGTGGCAAGCAAACTGGTTCAAGTCTTCCTGTACTTGAAGCTCATATTCCAGCCAATCAGCAAAGTCCAGCAAAGTGGGAATGGTAACTTGTAAAGGGTGGGTGTACCGTTTGAAACTCGATCTGAGGTCATGTGGCAGTTTACTTAGGAGCCGAGACACATGTGATCCACATTCCAACTCTACATTACCTTTGTGGCCCAGTTGCTGCAACATACTGACAAGTGAGCGCACCTGCAGTCCAAACATCCTGAATGCTTTTACATCTCCGCTGCGTATGTTAGCACCATCCATCAGCTCCGCGATTCGTTGTAGGGCTAATTGGTGGGGTTGACCATACATCTTATTAAGGGCTTTCATTGTGTTGGAGAAGGGAAACCTGGAATTGCTGTAAGAGTCTGCCACCAAGAGGGCCTCCTCCAGTTTCAGATGGTCTGTGAGGATTTGAAACTTAAATCGTTCTGTGACATCGTCTGGCAGCATGTTCTCCAAAGCAATTCTCAGTCTTGAAAACTCCCTAGGGTCGGGAGACGTCAGGCAAGGGATGGTAGGGGCCGGACCTCTGTAAATTTTCTCCTGTGTAGATGAGGGTGTGAAATGATCTGAGCTGTATTCTGTATGGACTGGCCTCCTTTGATCCTGTGTTGGGACCATAAACTCAGGCAGCTGATGTGGCAGGGAATACGGGGAACTATCTGGATACTTTAACTGCGGCAAGTCACTATACTGTGCAATAAAGGGGGGTTTCTCATGTGATGAAGAAATGTTCATGTTTCTCAGATCTTCAGTTAGCCCTGAGCTTTCCTCTGGCGCAGCTGAATATGGCTGTCTCTTAGTGACAGTGGGTGGCAGCCTGGAGCGGGGAGCTGGTATTGGGCGGTACAGCTGTGAAGTCTGGACGTTGACTGCTTGTGAGTAAGAACGTGGTGATGGCATTGGTGGAGTGACTGACTTAGGTGAAGATTTCCGCTCCGATTTCAAGTTTTGAATCTCTTGATAAAGTGCAGCGTTCTGTTGACGCATCTGTTGGACTGCTGAGACGATCTCAGGGAGCTGGCTGGCTTGTCGTTGCAAGGCTGCATTCTCCCGCTTCATCTCCTCCATTCTGGCTGTCAGCTCTGGCAAATGTTCTACTTGCCTTTGCAATGCGGCATTCTCCTCTCTCAGCCTTTCCGTAATGCTGTCCCATTGGTCAGTAAGTATCCATTGGGAATGTTCTGATGCTTGGCTCACTGGTGAAGTGGATCTGGAATCACCTGTTGTACTTGCTGGTTTATCCTCCAGTTCTCTCTGGCTGGTAAGCGACCGTGATTGGTGTCGATGAGACCCAGGTCCACTGAGCTCAAAGTCTTCTAAGTAGGCAGGAGGGTTAACTCGTCTCCTTGGTCGCACAGCAGGGGCTTCTCTCTCTGGGTGAGACATGTCTGTAGCAATCCACCTatccggctcgaaggaccatGAAAAAACTGCTCAATACTCTTGTCTAAATCAGGTTCGGATGCTTTGAATGGCTACAGGATGTCCGGTCAGAACATTAAGTCTCACACCAGGAACGTACTTCAGGATGATTTATTGTGCAAAGATGTGTGTGGTTCTGTAAATATAAAACagtatacaaatataaataaaggaataaataaatgtacaataacAGATCTTTACAGCAGTACTTGAATATTCAGATTTAACTGTATAAATAAATGCTACTTTAGAGAACTTGACATGaagtaaacaatataaaaataatatagatACAAACGAATTGACGTTCTATTCAATGAATGCACTACCGCAATTTGCGTAGCTCACGTGCCTAGCGCAAGTGTGTAACTGGGCATGCAAACAAGCCCAGACATGTTCACTGAGGTCCGTTTCAAGTCTACATAAAGCCTactatatatataacattaaatacttaaacaaacaaataacataGGAGAAAACTAACATTTTGTTCACAGGATAACATGCTATTATGATAAGAACGTAAACATTTATGCAGAATGCCGCTGTAGCGGTCATTCATCTTTCTCATTAACATATCTCGCAAGAAAGTATGTAAATACACTTACGATTCGCTGCACGCACACATATATCCACACAATCCTTAAACGGTGCACTTCTAACTACTTTAACTTATCAACAATTGACTATAAACACGTCCACACATCCATTCTCCATAAAGTCTCGGTTTCTACAGCACGGAAAGTTTTTTGAACAGTCCAAATCACAGATACAGGCGGGGGTGTCTGGACTAGCTCACTTTCGAGGGGTGGCCTTTTTTACATAAGTTAACTTGCAGAACTCAACCTAGGGGCAAAATTCTCCCATATAGGCCAGTATGGTGTAAAACTTTATGACAAGACTTTATTGTTTCATAGTCCttgttattaaaggggtcatcggatgcaaaactaacttttccatgttgtttgcacattaatgtgtgttggtagtttgtagAGTTGGGGAACTCGgactcgagtacaatttttagcggactctgACTTGTCatggactcggatgcattttgactcggactcgagaatatcgtgatacgtatcatatcgtgaacccaatattgggatacgtaccgtatcgtgacctaggcatatcgttacacccctactatttatggtcaaatgattgcaataattaaacccatgtttttatgcagcaatcacaaagttgtaaattaaaaaaaattaaggtgtCTTCTAAAGAtttaaacaagtacagtaatatttaagttttaaataaatataataaattatatactcaagttatcccttttaatgttataaaggatgaaatgccatagtgtaacatattttgtttttgtgtgaaactgtatctgaatttgaAATCATggcattttatggcttaatattctactttacattgtccaatcccattactgtttattttacttttgcagatcttaaaaagggttatgaattgctgtaaattaatatttaaaaattctgcagatatttgaaaatgaagtaaatataatgaaataaaattacttccttgatatttgtttatatttgtgtattaaaaacatttttgattagactcctaacTGATTTTCTATACTGATTTGCCCTATAGTtattcacattctaaaagctgtttcactctgaaatatgttacaaaacataagctataacttctgttttatgactttaagtttgctgagcaggacactaattatgagatggtgtgaaatcaatAATCCAAATGGTAATATGCAATAGGTttgcttttttttcatttaaattgtcattgccttattctagttttaaaggttaaaacaaggttaagatactgaaaaacagtagtgtttagttggactcggactcgacccatttggactcggacttgagtccgactcgccctattttttttttttttaagtggagtGAAGATGCAATTATTAATAGaggaaatatttgtatttttatatttattatttatttcatggACTTCACATGCAGTTATTCAGGATGATTAGAGCTCTTTGACATTTGTACGGCCTCCTCTAATCTAAACCGAGTAGCAAGACTCTCAAACTGTCTCTAAATATGTATTTGACCTGTAATAATTTGCACAGTTGCAGTTAAAACATAAATGTTGGATCTGCTCACTGACATCAGCCTTATGGAGGATGCATCTTTGAGGAACTGTTCCTGTTCACAGGTGTGTTCGGTGAGGAAGCTGAAGGAAAGAAAGTGTCCGTTTTGGAAGGAGATTCTGTTACTTTTCACACTAGTGTTACTGAAACAAGCAATATTGATCTGATGATGTGGATGTATGGATCTAAGGGGTCTATTATTGCTAAACTCAATGGAAAAAGTCAGCAGATTTCACTTTATGATGTTGACGATGAGCGATTCAGAGGCAGACTGCAGCTGGACAATCAGACGGGATCTCTGAGCATCAGTGACATCAGGACCAAACACTCTGGAGATTTTCAGCTAAAGATCATCAGGAACGAGACCTCGTACATGTCCTTCAGTCTGGCTGTCCATGGTGAGTTTTCAGTTCAGAGCTCTTAGTTTTAGTTATATATCCTCAAACTAAGATGGACTCTTCATAAAATGTGATAAATCAgtgataattaaaaaatgtttcctgTTTGCTCTCCAGATGTGTTTTTTGCTGGTATAACAAACTCGAAAGAGGGAGAATCTGTCACTTTGGAGACCGGTGTCAATGAACTCCAGAAAGATGATGTGATGCTGTGGATGTTCGGACCTTTGAGTCCAGACATTTTCATGGCTGAAATCAACAGACCTCTCCAAAAGATCTCATATAGTGATGATGAGAGATTGAGAGATAGACTACAGCTAAATGATcggactggatctctgaccatcatggaCAGCAGATCCACAGATACAGGAGTTTATCAACTACAGATCACCAACAGTAAAGGGACCTCCTACAAGAGATACAGTGTTTTTGTCAGTGAGTACATTTgcattttaaaggtgccatagaatgcattgatacaatatttttaattggtttctgacatctacatagaaggtatatggcataggaaaagacaaaaattctccagaaacggttttacaggtccatttacaatcctaggatttgtccctagaaatgaaatgctctgttatcgCCTTATTTGGAATGTTTGTGGatattaatgaggagctctgctctgattggctgtttcacagagcggctcatctcaatagctagcacatagaaaatatatttttaattacggagctctagccgcttttaatatgtgttttgttgaatctgccgttttgaatccgcaacattttactctcactattgtgatcgcatgtgctctgtgtaaagttatactgCAGCagcacaagtacttaccacataagttcAGGTGCTTGTGAGTGatgctcaagatctgtaaatcattcgccatcgtcagcgcagtcatctctctgtttatgtggtcagtgaaatcctatgtactgcaatgtaacaggctaccgctaacattaagctaaccgtgtccctttagtggctcgccttattttactgatgtgctgacgttaatgatgattgggcgatgcaaatgttggggccgtaactattaacgatcgggactaaTGCGTAATAGTCTGTCTTCTGTTGGAATTGaactatttttcggtggtcttttgcaaacatcagaattatataagaaggaggaaatggtggtgtttgagactccatgtactgaactcttattatttaactatgccaaggtaaatacagttttccttTCTATGACACCtttaagagacttttttttttattctatggtAATGTTATTGTAGAAAATGCAAAGAGATTTTAATGTTTATGATTTGTATTCATGCTTCTTTTTGTGGGAAATGACTTGAAACTGTTGTCAGGATTTGTAAAACAATGTAAAACTAGACTCACATGGATgactgtctctgtctctctctagCTGTTCCTGAACCAGGTCTATCTCCGGGAGCTGTAGCAGTGATCTGTATTTGTATGCTGCTTGTTGCTGCTGCAGCTGCATTTGCCGGTGTGTCTTACTATCGCCGGAAGTCCTTAAGGCTAAGGAGTAAGTCTATCACAAAATTAAGCCTCCTATACTTAAATGACTTAAAAGGAAATAAtttagggtaacactttattagGGACCAGTTctctattaactagttattatCAAATTTGCACATTGGTTGTTATTAGTACATATTGATGCCTTATTTTAGACTGTATTTTAGATCTCTTAAtcctaccctatacctaaacaTAACAACTACCTAACTAACTAATTAAAAATCAGGAGTTTGAGGCAAAAGTTGTAGTTATTTGTAACGCTTCaatcaatataatataattttgaaTATGTCATGCATTAATTATTAAAGGAACCGAAATACAGCTTTCTCATTTGCATCTCACTTCCTGCGACACAACAAAAGACAATAGAACAAAGAACCTTTTCACTTCGCACTGCATCCAGTATGTGTTTGATGCTCTACTAAGCTATCCTGACATGTTACTAAATTTGCCAATAGGGAGCTCTAAAATGCTAATTGGTattctatttagaatttattatatGAACCTGACAGATCAGTTTACACAACAAAGTTCTCAGTCAAGTGTGTTTTTGCCCATTCATTTGCATGAAAACACAGCATTATTTTGCAGACGGGTTTCAAAGTGCAAGTTTTTGAAAATGCCACCGTTATTGTTTCTGTATAAACCCCCAAAATGACACGAGACCATGACACGAGAAAAGAAAGCGCAAACGAACAGCGCACCAATAACTGGCCTGGCATACGCAATACGGCATTTATGGCAGTTTTCATGGATATGTGTAAAGGTGAATCGCTTTGAAAATAGTTTAATGTATTCgtgaaactttttaaaaatgcaagGGAAAAACTTTTGTAAACTTAGCCTAAGAAAAATGGTTCTAGTCGTGACTGATACCAAGCAGCCAAAAAACATTGGTCCCTTACTCCATAAACAGTTTGGGGGTATGATTTCAGGACTGGCTGGTGAGGATTTGCTGTAAGACAACAGCATTTCGtacttgaatgctgcttttaaatgctGTAGTGTGAAAATAAACATGGCAGATTGTGCGTGGCTCATCAGGGCGGGGTCTCTGCTAATACGCCAGTGTTCAGTGTCAGTCGTGGGCGGGGCTTGTAAAATGTGACCTCACATTTTACACAGTCTGCAAATGACTAGTTCTGAGACACTGCTTATGATTTATGGGGATTTTAAAATGAGCAGGGGTTTTTATCAATATAGGGTGGTTATGTGCACACTGCTAAtgcacatttatgttcaaacaatatGTAAAGCTgtattttgcataataggtgccctttaaattCTGGTTATGGTTCTCTGTttctttaaaaacaacttttgatATGTTAATGCACGATGCATTATCAAAGATTTTTCAGAAGCTGCATTACATATTATAAATCAATTTAGCAGTCTCTTTTTTTCACgtcaacttcacttttcttgctGCATCTGCTCTGGAAACGTGACTTCAATTTTAGTCAGTTATCCCTGTTTAACTAATCAAATTATCAAATTACTTTGGAGAGACAACTGCATGCAAAAtccagaaaacaacaacaaaaaaaaattgttacattGGTCGCTTCTCCCAAACACAAATGTCATCATTCTTTTAACATCAGCCtctttaaaatagatttaaaatgtcAAATGTGCTGCtgtttccacatttatttatatttttattttaaatggttgCAGTACACTTTTACAAAATGATTGCTGTGATTCGTTAACACAAATTAAAATTCAACATCAGCATAAGTGCTTGACTTAAACTAAAGTTAACAGAACTTATCTTTTTAAGTTATCTCAACATATTTTAAGTTGTTCTAACTACAGctattgtccaaatgaagtttaagCAAGTAAACTTAAATTTGTGTCTGTTTACTGACcgttatgtatttaatttaagattttttaaattatttttatttccgtgTGATGTGAACagatgaaatgaaaacaaacaaagtgACAGAGAGAGATCCTATCCCTCTACACACTGGTATAGCCGAACCACAGCGATATGATCAAATACTCTGGAGGTTTGGTCCTCAAGAGTCCCTCATCTCTCAGATTCCTTTAAGGAACCATGAGACCTCACCTGAAGATGATGAAAGATTCACCATTGATCTTCTCTACGGTGAGCAGATCTGTTGATGTAAATGACATTATTAATGACTCCAGCCTTGTTCTCATCTTTACTTTTCTTCTTGTTTTGGCTGCTCATGCAGTGGACTCACTACAATTCTCCGAAGGAGAAGACATCACTCTACACACTGGCGTTGAACTACAGAAGGATGATCAGATTCTCTGGAGCTTTGGATCTGAAGACAACATTATAGCTAAAAGAGATGGAAACACCAGTCAGGTCTTAATTGATGGCAATaatgggagattcagagacagactgcaGATGGATGATCAGACTGGATCTCTCACCATCACGAACACCAAAAGCACAGATGCTGGTGTTTATCACCTACAAATCATCAGCAGAAATAAAGTCTCATTTAAGAAGTTTACAGTGTGCTGTGAGTATAGCTTGAATATATTAATGAAATGATCATATTTGTGTTAATATTCAGCATTCAGTGAACTGAGATGTTCACCGGCACACTCATATTTTTCTATATTTGCTGTTGCATGTGGTGCCATGACATGAAGTGGACACAGTGAAAGTCAAAGCGGTAGACTCCGTCAGTCTGAACACTGATGTTACTGAACCAGAGAATGGAGATAACGACACCGGCACTGCTGAAATCGACCAAGTCAGCAGTAAGTCCTCAAAAGACATTTCAATTTAGTCCTCAAcagtaaataatagttgaatttgaacAGTTGAACAAaaaatcttctgtagcctctgaatggctgtactaaaaaaaaaaaaaaaaaattatatatatatatatatatatatatatatatatatatatttaggcagaATAAGAAGAATGCCAGAAATCCCTGATTTTTACTCTTTATATCAGTGTGTTACAGACTAACTGTGTAGTCCTATCATCAGCAGTCATCACTGTCTTTTCTTCACCTGTGGTTTGTTCTGTTTTCTTACAGGCAACAGCGAGACAAACAGAGAAGATGCTGTGGAATCCTCTCAGAGTGAAAACTTTGAGGAGATGCCATTGATTCGGACATACAGTGGCACTAGTGTTTGACAgtttaatcttattttattttttgcttttatgAACCCCCTAACTTTCACCCCACAATATCAAACATTATGCTGGTTCATGGGTGTTTACTGACATGACTGAAAATCACGGCGTCAGTACTGTGGGACTGGATGTAATTGTTAAACAGCCATTTGAATGGTGATATAGCAATGCGTCATCACTGTTTAGCAAAAAAAGATCATTTTTACAGATAGTATTACTAATTCTAATTGGACTGTATTACCTTAGGTGTGGGTGTAGTAGTGTAGACATCAGCATGGTGCTTATGCTCCTACAAACTAACAACAGATCACTAGGAGTGATAAAATAATCAGAATTCTCTGATTAGATTTGAGGATGCTGATTGGCTCAATTTGATGCCATATCTTGAACATGTTCATAGCTGTTGGCTGAACTGATGTATCCTTCGGTGGgcgattctctctctctctcgccctaGAACTGAACTTGAGACCTGTGGACAGGCCAAAGGGGAGATGGAGAGAAAGGATATATTGTGCACAGGATTTTGTATTATACCATATTATGTGAACATCAATTGACATAATTGCATATGTTGTGTATTTTGTGAGTGCATGTTTACAGCTCTCAGTTTAATGGCTCCCTCTATTGTGACAGCCATCACTGTGTTTAATCTTGAGCTCAGAGCACATTTCTGTTTTTAGATGGAAACAGTGTGTCAGGTACTGTAACCCTCCACTCAAGGTGGTGAGCTAGggtttcatttttttcatttctatTTGATTGTCTAACACAGGGGTGCCCACACTTTTTTGGCTTGTGAGCTACTTATAAAATGACGAAGTCAAAATGATCTACCTActataaaaaaacatatatttatttatgaatatattgtGAATTCTTTATATGTTGGTGTAGCTTGCTTAACTACATGAATCCATTTTGCACAATACAACTACATACAagcacatttttttgtaattactttACTCTGATGACTTGCACTGAATGGAATCAGCCACTTGGCGCCGCTGTATGCACGTTCATGCGCGGTGATTCGTGTCATAAAAGGACAGATGTCAGACTGGCTGCCTTGTACGTCAATCAAGTGACAAAATTAATAGTGAGGACGGATGATTGGCTGACTACATTGGCTGATCGTCTACTTTATTTGACGTCTAATTAATGCCGTGCGATCTACCCACACCACCTTTGCGATCGACCGGTAGATCGCGATCGACgtattgggcacccctggtctaaCATATCTACCTACAACAACAAAATACAAACCAGAGGTTTgtaaaaactgaatttaaaataatgttacagCACCTTGATCCAATCttgaataatatttacaaattgATATCAAGTTGCCCGCTGAGTTTGCACAGCATATTATAGGCATTGCAACCCAATGTCATGACAGTTcatacatattttattaaatgccAAATTCATAGGGAATTGTACCAATGACCACCCCAACACACTGGACTAAAATACAGTAACAATACGGTTTAATCCTCAAAACAAATTTTGTAGTGTTCAATTTCTAACGTTTTTACCACAAATTTGACTAAGAAACATATTTCtttaaagtgaattttgcataaaaTGTTGCTATTTTTATTAAGCCAAGTTATATATGAACATTACTAAATTAgccaattaatataaaaaaaaacataaatgcccAAATACTACACAACTATAATGTAAACATATTATTAAAACGTGTTATCATGTGACACAAAACAATCTCGGATCTCTGGAACTCCAGACGCTATTTCAAACTTTTAGACTAGACTTTCTAGACTAGGCCAATATGAAGGTTGTTCACAAACTTTCACCTCatttagtctttttttatttgtatgatCATCATTCATTACATCTTATTACCTCTGTCTTTGTCCCGTTTTTGTtgttcttctctttttttcttcccTTGGGAACCAGAGGGCTTCGGTCTTCTAGACATAGTGGTAATATATTAGTGACCATCACAATCAACGAAgagtgttttaaaacaaaaactcagATTCCAAGTGTATCTGGATTAATGTAGACATAGCCTCACTGACAAGCTACGATTTAATCACAAAAGAAATTGTTCACGATAATGAcagctgtttgcgtagcttcttGGTGAAGCTtctctgtgtagtaaatggtgCTACACCTGAAAGCATGTGAAAAGACCTCATTTAATAAACAAGTTTTTACTACAAACTCACTTCATAACTTCAGTCAAATGTTATGAAATTGTGAAATTATTCCTTCTGTGAGATGGTGTGGCTTTTTACACATAAAGCAGCGATAAAggcattgcattataaatatacgttattataataaaaagtatAACAAAAAGAActcagataaaccatatattgtcatTGTTGTGTATTTATTAGTAGCATTGAATCAATGAAAGCAGGTAAatcttctgttttttttgtttttttttagctgcAGCCAGCTTCCTGTGTTTCTTCTTCGGGTGTATTTGGATTTTCTACGCAGGAGCTCTCTCTGACCTTCGGATAAAGATTTACTGCTGACCACAGAACTGTGCTTCAATgaaagatacgcatgacaatcacaGCTTCTGCCTAATCGTGATTTCATTTCAATTTATCGTGCTGACctaccatatttaaaatgtaagaatcacttcaAAGAGGCATAACACACAGTTTccccttaaaggtccactgaagtgccttgaaacacgcagcgttattctatgtggtgatgtACTTTtacctgaaacaaaaacatatcgcccagccccgcccactaattttgaatagccaatagcgttccatttatatatGCTCCGGTAAatcagtaaagccgcatttgtaagcttatgacagccacagactaataaatcaccCACAGATTCAATAGGAAaatcttgctaaaacgaaatagtgatcataatcatgctgaggctgtgtagtttaatacatgccgaacgcacatatgatctgctccgtgtattgcgtctctgtgtagggggcgggacactacggactctagagagcatttgattggacagaacgtgtgattagaaactgaagtgcacggtgatatcatccaaatccttgattcatattggcggaagtgacgagactgtaagttttgaatgctcatatctcgtaaacgcaaattttgtcattgcttTGAAGCACATTAGcttcaactttaattttgatttcaggggaaCTTTAAGATTAACATGTGATTTCATGAGTACCTATAGAGCAGTACCTtaagatctaaaaaaaaaatattaagttttattataattataaaagaaAGATAGGCTACAGCTTCACGATTCTCTCCATAAACGGTCTGGAGGTGCACCGTGGGCAGATCTAAATATAGACGAGAACTTGTGCGCCAATTGGCAACAAAACACAGAAATTTTATAGATGGGGTATTGAAGATTATTGATATATATTGAAGATTATTCCTTTAGTAATGAAGTTCAGTTTTAGGTGTAGACAACCATCAAGCCATTGTTTTACTATTAAGAGAAAGATTCTTTGTTTTACACAATTTGTATACAAGTATACAGGTTAGGTGTAATACATCAAAgacaaatgcacaaataaatagaAATACAAAAACGGCAATGTATTACTTACACCTTGTAATGCCTGCCTGTTTTCGCAACTGGCGCCATCATATGACGTCACGCGCGTGCACGCTAGGGGAGTCGGAATCTGGCAGGGAGTCGGAATTCGGCACAACACCGGCATTCAAACGGACGAATAAGGATTATTTGTAGTGCAACTTTATCAATtgaaattatttgtttcagtctTTTTGTGTGAAACTTCCCCAAAACCGAAAGTGCACGGCTCTGCGCACGACTGGGCTGAACGcgaaaaaaacattacacaataatGCTGTTCTAATGGGTGTGAACACAACTCTATTGTTCAGCAACAAAACAGATTCCTCCACAGTCACTGTGAGATCATGTTAAAGCAGATTTCAGGGAACTCTACTGCGAAATGAAGAACACTGTTTTACTCTCGGTGTTCCTGGTATTTTTGGACGGTGAGTGGCACTTTTATCTTAAACGATTTCTCAAGCTTCCCGTTCTGTGAATCTGACACATTAATGAACGCTCACAGACTTTAAATTGGTGTCACATTCTCACATCCAGACTTGTTTTCAACAGCTTTAAGACTTTGGCTGCAAAGTGTCCACTCAATTTGCATTTTGGGTCAGTCTGTGCACTGATTACACAATGTACACTTCAAGATGGAGTtagtgcagaaaaaaaaaagttacatatgttaaaataaatgtaCTCTAAGTTGCACATAAGGACTGTAACGTTGTTTTTGAGaaatacattcagaaactatTAAATGTCGGCTTATTCAGAACACTTTAACTGTATGTATTTCAATGTA is part of the Garra rufa chromosome 1, GarRuf1.0, whole genome shotgun sequence genome and harbors:
- the LOC141341673 gene encoding uncharacterized protein — its product is MSFSLAVHDVFFAGITNSKEGESVTLETGVNELQKDDVMLWMFGPLSPDIFMAEINRPLQKISYSDDERLRDRLQLNDRTGSLTIMDSRSTDTGVYQLQITNSKGTSYKRYSVFVTVPEPGLSPGAVAVICICMLLVAAAAAFAGVSYYRRKSLRLRNEMKTNKVTERDPIPLHTGIAEPQRYDQILWRFGPQESLISQIPLRNHETSPEDDERFTIDLLYVDSLQFSEGEDITLHTGVELQKDDQILWSFGSEDNIIAKRDGNTSQVLIDGNNGRFRDRLQMDDQTGSLTITNTKSTDAGVYHLQIISRNKVSFKKFTVCLDTVKVKAVDSVSLNTDVTEPENGDNDTGTAEIDQVSSNSETNREDAVESSQSENFEEMPLIRTYSGTSV